The nucleotide sequence GCAGTGCTTAGTGAAGCCCCAGGACATCGAGCCTCAGGGCAGCTTGGCTGGGGAGCCTGGGGTCGTCCTCTCCCGAGGTCAGTGCTCAGCGACGCTCCCACTGCAGGAGCTGCAACAGAAACGAGCCCTGAGAGCCCAGAAGGCGATCACAGCTGAGCGTGGGCCGCCTGAGAATCCCGGGGAGACCAGAGCGCCAGGGACGCGGCGGCCTGCTCAGGAGCCGTCCCCCACGCCAGGCGACACTGCCCACCAGGCCCTCAAGGCCATCAACACTGGTGAGAGTGGCTCTGTGCCCGTGGAGGTGGGCTGGGCTGCAGCCAGGAAAGAGGTGCAGCCCCTGCGgacctcccctcagcctcctgtgctgCTGCCCGTGTTGGCAGCCCCAGTCCTCGGAGTTAGGGGCCTTGGCCCCCAGCTGACCTGACGAGAGTGCCGAGACCTTGACAAACAAGTGGTCCTGGACGTAGGGGCCCTACAGAGCAGAAGGCCCGGAAAGGTGGAAGGGTGGGGTGGCACTCATCCTCCACAGCTCCACACCCAAAAGGCCATGGATCCCCGGCAGCTCCTCTGCTTCTGGGGTCGCCTCCGCCTCCCCTATGCCTGGCTCCTTCCCAGGGGTGCCTCCAGAGTCGCTGCCCACCCCGGGATGTTCTCTGTGGGATGATGCTGTGTTCTGCTGTGCAGGTGCCGGCCTCCCTGCTGCAGGCCCTGGAGACTGCTGCCTGCCCACCTCCAGCTCGTCCCCAGAACCACAGCAGCCTCCAGAGGACAGGACGCAGGTCTGGGTGCAgctgtccttccctcccttgtGGTTTTGGCTTTAAGGGCTGCGTCTGTGCCAGGGGTGTCCCGAGCTGAGATGTCCCAGCCGCTCCTCTGCTCTAGGGGCCACTCGTGCCCGGAGAGGCCACCCAGGGGATCTTCTTGTTCTGATGCACGGTGCTGGCTGCCCCGAGGGGAGCCTTCGCTGGGGTGGACCTGTTGGGTTTTTACAGATGTCCTGGGGTCGGGGGCCCTGCATCCTCATCCACATAAGAGGAGCTTCTGGCTCCGAGGGGTGACGTGACAGCCAAAGCTCCCAGGCTGCTCTGTGGTGGGGCCAGGTGGCTGCACAGCCTGTTTTCCAGGAATGGGGTGCTGGGAGGAGTCCCTGGTGGCTGGAGCTGCTCTGGGTTTGAGCAGCTGCAGAGACTGGGTGGGAAGGTCTGAGCCCTGGCCTCACCTTCCAGAGGCTGAATGTCAGGACTGGGGAGCTCCCGCGGCACCTTCAGGGCTCTGCGCCTTGCTGCATCTGTCTGCCTGCTCTTTTGCAGGACGTTCTCGCCCAGGATGCAGCTGGGGACAACCTGGAGACGGTGGCCCCGAGCAGGGGCAGCACCAAATCCAGGGGGCCCCTGGAGGAGCTGCTGCACACGCTGCAGCTGCTGGAGAAGGAGCCGGAGCCGCTGCCCCGTCCCAGGGCCCATCACAGGGGCAGATACGCCTGGGCCAGCGAGGTGACCGCAGTGTGTGCCCCGCCCTGCCCAGTCTGTCCACCCGTGCCATCCACACAGAGCATGCGGTGGCTGTAGGGGTTGGGAAAATGGGGGTGCCACGGGCTCCTTCTTGCTTTGGTCGCGACCCTCCCTCCCAGAGCCCAGCCTCAGCTGCCACCTCTGTCCCTGGGGACCCCCAGTCCTCAGGCTGCCCTGACAGCCCCTGATGCTGGCCTCCTGTCCCACAGGAGGACGATGCCAGCTCTCTGACAGCTGACAACCTGGAGAAATTTGGAAAACTCAGTGCGTTCCCCGAACCCCCTGAGGATGGGACGCTGCTCTCAGAGGCCAAACTACAAAGCATCATGAGCTTCTTGGACGAGATGGAGAAGTCTGGGCAGGACCAGCCGGACCCCCAGCAGGAGGTCGCCCCTTGCCCGCTCCCACCTGGCCCCCAGGGGGAGGAGGTCCCTCGCCAGCCCCGACCTGGTCCCCAGCAGGAGGCGGTCCCGTACCATGTACCCACCCAGTTGTGCAGCCCCCACCACGGGACTCTaagggtggaggtggcagggccCACATTCCCCAACTGCACCCACCTCCCCGCTGCCCTGAGCCGCCTCCACGAGCCTGTATGTGTGGATAGTTCAGGCCTCCGGAGCCTTGTGTCCTCTGGGCCACCCATTGGTTTGTCCTTGGTGAACACCAGCAGCCAGGCTAAATGGAGCAGTGACGTGAACTCATTGTCACAGGGCAGGAAGCTGGGAAGCACAGAACTTTTTaaatggtttgttttttattcttgagGCCACGGCCCCCATTTCCTGTACTGAGTAATGAAAACGGCCTCTGCCAGGCCGCCTGCCACCTGTCCTCTGGCTTCCCACGGGCTCCCATGTGCAGCAGCCCCTCTGTCCCTGGAGGGCAGGGCTGCAGGGGCATCGAGTCAGGTCCTTGGCTGCCTCCCTGTCCTCTGCCACTGCTGCCTGACGCTTGGCTGTGTCTGCAGGGGTGGGTGCTGGAGGCGGGGCCCGGGCCCCTGGAGCTGGGGTCCGAGGCGAGCACGTCGGTGATGCGGCTGAAGCTGGAGGTGGAGGAGAAGAAGCAGGCCATGCTGCTGCTGCAGAGAGCGCTGGTAACGCTGCGGGCACTGCTAATCCTAGGCCCTCCTAGCCTCCTACCTGCCGAGGCCGGGCCCACTGGTCCCAGcgcctccctcctctgcccacaCCCGGCAGGCGCAGCAGCGAGACCTCACGGTCCGGCGGGTCAAGGAGACAGAGAAGGCACTGAGCCGGCAGCTGCAGCGGCAGAGGGAGCACTACGAGGCCACCATCCAGCGGCACTTGGCCTTCATCGACCAGGTGAGCGGCCTGGGGACCGCGGAGGCCCAGGCCCAGCTCGTGGCTCATGGAGACTTCCAGAGTCAGGGGCTTCCCTTTGCCGGTGAGCTTCTTCCTGTGTCGGGGGTCACACAGGTATCTGCTGGATGCGTTCCAAGCCTTTCCCGTGCCGTTCCCAGCCGTCCATGCCCTGGAGAGGACACTCCTGTCTTTACCCAGAGCTGCCCCGAGCGAGGGTCGTAGGGGTGTCCCGCCGGCCCCTCGGCTCAGTCGCAGCCCTGGCCGGGTCCTATTCTGGAGAGAATCTCTCTAGATCTGGGGTCCGTGAGAATAGGGGCCTCCAGGGGCTGCTTGGTGGTCATCACAGGTGTGTCCTGACCTGGGGTCTGGCCTGGGGCCTGCAGTGAGGCTGGTGTGGTGCTAACACCCTTTGGCAGACAGTGGGCCTCCTCCGGGGCTGGGTGATGGGCACGACAAACCTACCCTCATCCTAGGAAGACGCTGACATCACTGCAGGGGGTGGGCTGGGGCTTCTCTGACATTTTCTGGGTCCCCCAGCTGAGGACAGGACGGCGGATGCAGGCCTGGGCCCGTGTTTGCAGACATGCCCTCCCGCTGGCCCCAGGGTCCATCCACAAACCTAGGAGGGGCAGCCCCAGGAGAGGGCTGCTCTTAGCCTCCCTCGGAGGCTGGGAGGGTCTCCTCCATCAGGGCTCCTGCTGGGCTGGGGCCTTGGTGCAGCCACCTCACCTCTGGTCCCCAACACAGCTGATCGAAGACAAGAAGGTCCTGAGTGAAAAGTGCGAGGCTGTGGTGGCcgagctgaagcaggaggaccagAGATGCACTGAGCGTGTGGCCCAGGTGCAGGCGCAGCACGAGCTGGTGAGGCTTCATTCCCCACTGCACAGCGTCCCAGGCCGGGCTCACAGGCCAGGCTCAGCCGGCACAGCCCCCAGAACAGGGTCGGACTCGGAGTCCTCATTCCTGCCTCAGAGTGTCAGGGCCACAGCAGTGGGTGGGGCTGTCTGGGGGAGCACCATGGCACCGAGCTAGTCCACTCCTGCCTCTCTAGCTGCCAGGCTCTGGGGCGGGGCCGTGGGCCTGCTGTCACAGATGTGGACGCACAGTCCCTGCCCGGCCACAGCACGGTCGCCGTGGACCCAGGAGTCTCTGCCTGGCCTGCCCCACTGCCAGGTCCTTGGGCCACGGGACCTGCTCTCTCTGCTGACCAGGTGTTGGTGGAGCACTGTGTGGGGCTCCCTgggggcctcagcctccctggctaTGCTTCCTACCAGCTTGGGCAGTGATGGTCCCgagcccaggctctggagtgggGCTTGGCACTGGCATTTTAAAATCCCTGCACGTGACTGTGGCTGACAGCCGGAGTTGAGGACTGCCAGTCACGTGGAAGAATGCAGGCTCTGGGGCCATCCCGACAGGCAGTAGCGCTCCTCTCTGGGGCAGGGCTTCTGCAGGCCTATGGCTGCCCTCCCATTTCTCAGGCCACTAAGGTGTGTGACTGGGTGGACCTGGGCCTCCAGCCTGGCCCCCGGCGCTGGGGAGGGCAGCCATGGCTCTCTGGAGCCGGCGTGTATGTCTCGGGGCAGCACACCCACCCACGAGCCCCAGCCTTGTGCTGTTGGACTTGGAAGCCCGGCCCTGCCTGTGCCTGCAGGGTGGCAAAGGGATGGGGGTGTCTTCTCATCATTTCTTCCTGACCTGTTCTCCTGCTCACAGGAGATTAAAAAACTCAAAGAACTAATGAGTGCCACTGAGAAAGTCCGCCGGGAGAAGTGGATCAGTGAGAAAACCAAGAAGATCAAGGAGGTCACTGTCCGAGGTGGGCCATCCCCTCCCGTGAGCCGGCCAGGTGTGGGGTGGGCGCTGCGGCCGGGGCTTCTTTTGAGAGGGCCATAATTTCAGGCATTCATGTAGTCTGAGACCTTCCTGGGCAGAGGTGAACACTCATGCCCCAACCGCCCCTGTCACGGCCTCCCCTGCGGCCTCTGCTGTGATCCTAGGGGCAGGTGGGCTCCACACAGGAGCCTGGCCCGGCCCCCAGCACCCAGGCAGTGGACTGAAACGAGGGGGCTCAGTGCCTCACTTCCTCAGGGTTGGGCTAGGGGAGATCGGGAGTTTGTGGACGACTGTGGCACGTGGACCCTGCCACAGGAAGCAGAGTGAGCCACGGGAAGAGGCAGGTGCAGGCAGGGAGATGGGGCAGGAGGCTGGTGGGTGTTGGGGTCTCAAGGGGCCTCGGACCCTTGGGTGGTGTGCAGGGCTCCCTGAGGCCTGGTCTTCTTGCTCTGGACACCTGCTGTCAGGGTGCCTGGGAGCCGTCAGTGGGAGCACCAAGAGTCTCGGGGAGTCCTGAGCCTCACAGGCTGGGGGAGGCGCCGTGGCCCTGTGGGGGCCTCTTCCCTACTTCCTGGGTGTCAGATTCAGCTGTGCTTCAGGTTGGATCCAAGGAGGCCTTGGGTGGgcgggctcccctctggccctgAGACAGGCCAGCCTTGTGCCAGGGTTAGGCTTCCCGGGCCCACCCAGCTGGACATGGCCCTAGCCAGTGCTCTGCCCCCAGGCCTGGAGCCCGAGATCCAGAAGCTAATTGCCAGGCACAAGCAGGAGGTGCGGAGGCTCAAGAGCCTTCATGAGGCGGAGCTGCTGCAGTCGGACGAGCGGGCCTCGCAGCGCTGCCTGCGCCAGGCTGAGGAGCTGCGGGAGCAGCTGGAGCGGGAGAAGGAGGCGCTGGGCCAGCAGGAGCGCGAGCGTGCTCGGCAGCGGTGGGTGGTGGCCCCAGGCTGGTGGGCCCAGGACCCTCAGCGTGGGGAGTCAGGGAATCCTTGAAGGTCGGAGTGGGTTTTCCATGTAGAGGTGGGCGAGGGTCTTGGTGCAGCATCCAGGGAGGATGCAGGGCACTTGGCCCTGGAGGGGCCCAGCCTCCTCAGCCAGGCCAGTGTCCTCGGGCTTGTGTCTGCAGTCCATGCCCGCCGAGGTCTGCAGGTTCTGCTCGGGTGTTTTCCCAGCGTTAGGGCTCGGAACCCCCACCAGACGTCCACTCTTTCAGAACTGGCCCCAGAGCAGCTGACCCGTAGAGAGGTGGCCTCAAGGCCGCTCCAGCTCTGACCTTGGGGCCCAGGGACGGTCTCTCTCATTCAGTCCTTTGGCCTGGGGTCTGAGGGGTGACTCCTGCTCTTGCATCCTGAGTCCTGGGGACCGGGGACGTGCCCAGTGGTGGTCAGGATCTGTGGGCCACAGGGACCagtggcagcccctcccacacTGTCTGCGCCACCAGGACAGAGCCTGGAAGCCACCTATAGCCACCTACTCCTGTCTGCCCTGCTGCCTGTCACGGCTGGTCCCCCCCAGATGCAGCTTGGCTGGTCCCCCAGTCTCTCCCCGAAGGTGGGGTCAGGACGAGGCCCTGGCACGAGCTTACTCAGGTCACGGAGCCAGGCACCTGGCACCCTCAGGCCAGAGGCAGGGGAGGTGGATAAGGCCCCACCAGGCACCTGCCTCCCGCCCTCCATACTCATGGGGCAACGCTGAACAGGGTGAGGCTGGCACAAAGGCTGAGGGAAAAGGGAGCCCAGACGCGGCTCCACAGCCACTTCCCAAAGCGCCACCAGGGCCTGGAGCTCAGAGAATTACGGAGCTTGGCTGATGGGCAAGGTCCTCGTGGCCCTGCCTGCCCCCCGGGCGGGGCGGTGGCTTTGAGGGGCCTCAGCTGCCGAGGGGGAGGGACCGGTTCCAGACAGGGCCCCAGGGGGCTGCTCTCGAGCTCTGAATCAGGTTGGTGGTTGGCCTGTGCCCCTTCGGTGGGTGAGTCCTGGGACTGCCCATCCCTATACCCCGAAAGTGAGTCCTGACCATCCCGCAGGTTCCAGCAGCACCTGGAGCAGGAGCAGTGGGCGCTGCAGCAGCAACGGCAGCGGCTGTACAGCGAGGTGGCCGAGGAGAGGGAGCGACTGGGCCAGCAGGCAGCCAGGTGCCGCCCGGGGGCACCACGCCCTCTCCCAGGGACCCTTCCCACCTGACCCCTCACCTGCTGACCTCTCCCATCCCTGACTCTTTCCTCTATGACTGCTCACCTGTTGACTCCTCCCTGGCCACAGGCAGCGGGCAGAGCTGGAGGAGCTGAGGCAGCAGCTGGAGGAGAGCAGCTCTGCGCTGACCCGAGCCCTGAGGGCGGAGTTTGAGAAGGGCAGGGAGGAGCAGGAGCGCCGGCACCAGGTCTAGGGCCCGGGAGGCTGTGCTGGGCCTGGCCGGGGGTCTGGGCAGGGTGGGACTGACTAACCTTTTAATGTCCACCCccagatggagctgaaggccCTGAAGCAGCAGCTGGAGCTGGAGAGGCAGGCGTGGGAGGCCGGCTGTGCCAGGAAGGAGGTGGGGGCCTGGGCGCCCAggtgggcaggggttgggggctgCCCCGGGTGGGCCCTGCTGCCGTGGCATCCCGGGGTCTCGTTTCTGGGAGTCACATGTGGCTACTTGGGGTTGTCGTCTGAGCTGACGCTAGTATGTTGCTTTCAGCCCACATTTTGTGTGGGCTCTGGAAGGATCAAGGGTGCCTGGGGCGCATCCTCTGTGGTCCGAGAACAGGTCTTGCCCCCCTCGCTAGGGGCTGCTCCACCTGTGCGCCCCATGACCAGCCCACTGACACTCAGATGTACAGAGGGGCACACGCACAACAGGGCCCCCCCTTAGTCTCTGGGGCCTTCTGCAGGGGTGGACTTGGCCTCGGTGACAGtcccacacacacattctcaccaCTCATGCCCGCCGTGAGGCCACAGCCCAGGCTGACCATGACCGTCACCTGGTTTCACACCCTGGTGGGCTGGGATGTCACCCAGCAGCCAGGCAGGCTGTGGCAGTGGACGCCTCCGGGCCCAGGCGCATGCTCCCGACGCAGGCCTGTGGGACCCAGGGCTGGGCACATGAGTTTCCAGAGGCTGCCAGGGTAGGATCTCGCTGCCTGGGCTTGGGAGCCCAGGCCCCGCCCTCAGCAACATGGCAAGTCCTACTTTCCCAGCCCATCTGGTAGCAGATGGTGACCTCAGGCCGTCATGGGCTGTGGGTCTCTGAGGGAGGGGACCCTGGGCTGTGCATCGTGACGATCTCTGGTACGCCTGTGCCCACACTGGGTCCTGACGACAGGACGTAGCACACCCCAGGACGGGGGCCTGGAGAGGGGCAAGGCCCCTTGCTCCACTGTGGCTCAGAACCTGGAGCCCCCCAGGACCCCCTGAGGCTGGCCCTGGCCCCGCGGGCCAGCTCTGGGTGGCAACCCCCTAGGCAGCGTGTGTCCCCCCAGGAGGCGTGGCTGCTGAACCGGGAACAGGAGCTGAGGGAAGAAATCCGGAAAGGCCGGGACAAGGAGATTGAGCTGGTCATTCACCGGCTGGAGGCCGACATGGCGCTGGCCAAGGAGGAGAGTGAGAAGGCTGCTGAGAGTCGGTGAGGCCCCGCCACAAGTGGGACACGGCTGGGTCACCCGCCACGAGTGGGGCACGGCTGGGTCACCCGCCACGAGTGGGGCACGGCTGGGTCACCCGCCACGAGTGGGGCACGGCTGGGTCGCCAGCTGGGGAGGCCCGGGAGCCGAGGTGCAAGGACCCACGTGTGACTGGGCTGCAGTGACCCTGCCCTCCCCAAAACGCCAGCATTAAGCGCTTACGGGACAAGTACGAGGCAGAGCTCTCCGAGCTGGAGCAGTCGGAGCGGAAGCTTCAGGAGCGATGCTCGGAGCTGAAGGGCCAGcttggggaggccgagggtgAGAATCTGCGTCTGCAGGGCCTTGTGCGGCAGAAGGAGCGGGCGCTGGAGGACACGCAGGCCGTGAGTGGGCGGGTATCAGGTGGGCAGTGGGCACCCCCAGGCCCCTCCTACATGCATGCAGCCACTTGCTGGCAGCCGGCTCACTGCCTTTTGTGCCCACCCAGATGAACGAGCAGCTTTCTAGCGAGCGTAGCAACCTGGCCCAGGTGATCCGCCAGGAGTTCGAGGACCGGCTGGCAGCCTCTGAGGAGGAGACGCGGCAGGCCAAGGCCGAGCTGGCTGCGCTGCAGGCCCGCcagcagctggagctggaggaggtGCACCGGAGGTGAGTGTCGGGGGCTGCAGGGCTGGAGATGGAGGCGGGGCAGGGGAGCAGGCAGGGCCTCTGCAGCTCCAAGCCCCAGGAGGCTGTGGCTGAGGAAGGCCAGGAGATGCAGAGCCAGGGCCCTGTAGGTAGAGGCTTTGGGGCCTTGGAGACCTGGACCTGTTTTCCTCCTTGGCGCTTAGTCCAGGGTGTTGGCCATCCCTGTTGGGGCACCTGAGTGGACCGTGTCTGGGCCTGGCGAGTTCTCCAGGGAGGCAGCTCCCGGGACCCTGGGCTGGGTGTACAGACGCTGAAAGAGCCAGGCGCTGTAAGATTCCTAGTGAACTCCCTCCACGGGGGTCCTACGTCCTTCCTGTGCCGCCTGCTGCCACGGGCTGAGAGGCGGGTGTGGGCGAGGCTTCCCACCCCATTTTGGGTACCAGACCTCTCCAGGTGTGGCCAGGGTCACACTCCAGGGGCCTATGTTGGGTCCTGACTCAACAGCAGGTGGGTTCCCTGGACAGCTGCCTGGCCAGCCACAGGAGTCGTGGTCAGCAGGGCTGGGACCAGGCTGACCAGGCGGCTGCCCCGGGCACCCTGTGCGCTGCAGGCCAGTCTGGGGCCATGGGGCGGGGGCCACGCTGAAGcccaccacccaccacacacagGGTGAAGACGGCCCTCGCGAGGAAGGAGGAGGCTGTGAGCAGCCTCCGGACACAGCACGAGGTGAGTCCCTGTGGTCAGCCCCGCGGGACCTCAGGGCTGGGAGCAGGCCTGACCCTGCGGGTGTGTTGCAGGCTGCGGTGAAGCGGGCCGACCACCTGGAGGAGCTGCTGGAGCAGCACAGGCGGCCCACGCTGAGTACCAAGTGACCAGGATGCTGGGAACACTGCCGAAGAACGGAAGGCAGAGGACAGAGGCTGGATATGGCCCGGAGGCCCACGGGGATGCCCACCTGCCCCCTGCAGAGGCCGGTGGTTGAGATGCACATGGCTGAGCACCTGTGGCTGCATTTTAACAGTAAAGGAGGCTGTCGTTTTCAGTGCCTTGAGTGACTGCCTTGTCTTCTCTCCTGGGCTAGAGGCCGCCCTAGACCCGCAGGGCAGCCAGGCGTGGGTTTGGCtttcttcctcccactccccTCTCCAGCCCGTGCAGGCTGACCAGGGAATCATGAAGCTTGGCCATCAGCCCCCCAGCTAGCAGCCCCCAGCACTCAGCCCGCAGCCCCCAGCACTCAGCCAGCAGCCCCCCTGCGCTCAGCCCGCAGCCCCCAGCACTCAGCCAGCAGCCCCCCTGCGCTCAGCCAGCAGCCCCTCTGCACTCAGCCAACAGCCCCCCTGCGCTCAGCCCGCAGCTCCCCAGCGTTCAACCCAACCCCCAAGTTCCTGTTCCCTGCCTTGCCCTGGGCCCTGAGACTCGGGCTCCAGTCCCAAGCGCAGGGAGTTCCCCACCCCATTCCTGACCAGGTGCGGGAGGAGCTCAGCAGAACTCACCCCCTGGGAGGAGCTCCAAGGGCCCCGCCCCGGCCCTGCAGGT is from Macaca thibetana thibetana isolate TM-01 chromosome 16, ASM2454274v1, whole genome shotgun sequence and encodes:
- the CEP131 gene encoding centrosomal protein of 131 kDa isoform X4: MKGTRAISSVPECSPAGVDLSLTGLPPPVSRRPGSAATTKPIVRSVSVVTGSEQKRKALEATGPGGSRAINNLRRSNSTTQVSQPRSGSPRPAEPTDFLTLFEGSPSGKKRPASLSTAPSEKGATWNVLDDQPRSFTLPPNARSSSALDSPAGPRRKECTVALAPNFTANNRSNKGAMGNCVTTMVHNRYTPSERAPPLKSSNQTAPSLNNIIKAATCEGSESSGFGKPPKNVSSASHSARNNAGGTTGLPRRKEVTEEEAERFIHQVNQAAVTIQRWYRRQLQRRRVGAAPLEHLLQAKRERQRPGEGTLLDLHQQKEAARRKAREEKACQARRAAIQELQQKRALRAQKAITAERGPPENPGETRAPGTRRPAQEPSPTPGDTAHQALKAINTGAGLPAAGPGDCCLPTSSSSPEPQQPPEDRTQDVLAQDAAGDNLETVAPSRGSTKSRGPLEELLHTLQLLEKEPEPLPRPRAHHRGRYAWASEEDDASSLTADNLEKFGKLSAFPEPPEDGTLLSEAKLQSIMSFLDEMEKSGQDQPDPQQEGWVLEAGPGPLELGSEASTSVMRLKLEVEEKKQAMLLLQRALAQQRDLTVRRVKETEKALSRQLQRQREHYEATIQRHLAFIDQLIEDKKVLSEKCEAVVAELKQEDQRCTERVAQVQAQHELEIKKLKELMSATEKVRREKWISEKTKKIKEVTVRGLEPEIQKLIARHKQEVRRLKSLHEAELLQSDERASQRCLRQAEELREQLEREKEALGQQERERARQRFQQHLEQEQWALQQQRQRLYSEVAEERERLGQQAARQRAELEELRQQLEESSSALTRALRAEFEKGREEQERRHQMELKALKQQLELERQAWEAGCARKEEAWLLNREQELREEIRKGRDKEIELVIHRLEADMALAKEESEKAAESRIKRLRDKYEAELSELEQSERKLQERCSELKGQLGEAEGENLRLQGLVRQKERALEDTQAVSGRMNEQLSSERSNLAQVIRQEFEDRLAASEEETRQAKAELAALQARQQLELEEVHRRVKTALARKEEAVSSLRTQHEAAVKRADHLEELLEQHRRPTLSTK